One stretch of Streptomyces peucetius DNA includes these proteins:
- a CDS encoding AI-2E family transporter translates to MSKVPGWLGRVGAGLTRMGERLEERRNEGAADAEGMADIEGAAVTEGDQSGPVQPRESVPPPPSYAPAVAAKPDPAAVIPWGMRVAAEAGWRLLVLAGTLWVLMTVISAVQLVVLAFVAALLVTAMLQPTVTRLRRLGLPRGLATAVTAILGFVVMGLVGWFVVWQVMENLDILSDRVRDGIDELKRWLLDSPFHVTESQINDIAENLSETIGTNTEEITSAGLQGVSVMVEVLTGILLAMFSTLFLLYDGKRVWQWMLKLVPAQARPGVAGAGPRAWSTLTAYVRGTVIVALIDAIFIGLGLYFLDVPLAVPLAVFIFLFAFIPLVGAVVSGALAVVVALVTQGVFTALMVLVVVLAVQQIEGHVLQPFILGRAVRVHPLAVVLAVASGGLVAGIGGAVVAVPLVAVTNTVVGYLNVYGREQALRRSPPPHGSTSLDAATTPAQEAPAQPPGQEEQQ, encoded by the coding sequence ATGTCGAAGGTTCCAGGATGGCTCGGCCGAGTGGGTGCCGGGCTGACCCGGATGGGAGAGCGCTTGGAAGAGCGCCGCAACGAGGGTGCGGCGGACGCCGAGGGCATGGCCGACATCGAGGGCGCGGCGGTCACCGAGGGTGATCAGTCCGGCCCCGTGCAGCCCCGGGAGAGCGTCCCGCCGCCGCCTTCGTACGCACCCGCCGTGGCGGCGAAGCCCGACCCGGCCGCCGTGATCCCGTGGGGCATGCGGGTCGCGGCGGAGGCGGGCTGGCGGCTGCTCGTACTGGCGGGCACGCTCTGGGTGTTGATGACGGTCATCAGCGCCGTGCAGCTGGTCGTGCTGGCGTTCGTGGCGGCCCTGCTGGTCACCGCGATGCTGCAGCCGACGGTCACCAGGCTGCGCCGGCTCGGTCTGCCGCGGGGACTCGCCACGGCGGTGACGGCGATCCTCGGCTTCGTCGTCATGGGGCTGGTCGGCTGGTTCGTGGTCTGGCAGGTCATGGAGAACCTCGACATTCTCTCCGACCGGGTCAGGGACGGCATCGACGAGCTCAAGCGCTGGCTGCTCGACAGCCCGTTCCATGTGACAGAGAGTCAGATCAACGACATCGCGGAGAACCTCAGCGAGACGATCGGCACCAACACGGAGGAGATCACCTCCGCCGGTCTGCAGGGCGTGAGCGTGATGGTCGAGGTGCTCACCGGGATACTGCTGGCGATGTTCTCCACGCTGTTCCTGCTGTACGACGGCAAGCGGGTGTGGCAGTGGATGCTGAAGCTCGTCCCGGCGCAGGCCCGTCCGGGCGTCGCGGGCGCCGGTCCGCGGGCCTGGAGCACACTGACCGCGTACGTGCGGGGCACGGTGATAGTCGCGCTGATCGACGCGATCTTCATCGGCCTCGGGCTGTACTTCCTCGACGTGCCGCTGGCCGTGCCACTGGCCGTGTTCATCTTCCTCTTCGCCTTCATCCCGCTCGTCGGTGCGGTGGTCTCGGGTGCTCTCGCGGTCGTCGTCGCCCTGGTCACCCAGGGCGTGTTCACCGCGCTGATGGTGCTGGTCGTGGTCCTCGCCGTACAGCAGATCGAGGGACATGTGCTGCAGCCGTTCATCCTGGGCCGCGCGGTGCGGGTGCACCCGCTCGCCGTGGTCCTGGCCGTCGCGTCCGGTGGCCTGGTCGCCGGTATCGGCGGTGCGGTGGTGGCGGTACCGCTGGTGGCCGTGACCAACACGGTGGTCGGCTATCTCAACGTGTACGGCAGGGAGCAGGCGCTGCGCCGGTCGCCGCCGCCGCACGGTTCCACCTCCCTGGACGCGGCCACCACGCCCGCGCAGGAGGCGCCCGCTCAGCCCCCGGGGCAGGAGGAGCAGCAGTGA
- a CDS encoding peroxiredoxin: protein MLTVGDQFPTFELTACVSLESGKEFEEINHKSYEGKWKVVFAWPKDFTFVCPTEIAAFGKLNDEFADRDAQILGFSGDSEFVHHAWRKDHDDLRDLPFPMMADSKHELMRDLGIEGEDGFAQRAVFIVDPNNEIQFTMVTAGSVGRNPKEVLRVLDALQTDELCPCNWSKGENTLDPVALLAGE from the coding sequence GTGCTCACTGTCGGTGACCAGTTCCCCACGTTCGAGCTGACCGCCTGCGTCTCGCTGGAGAGCGGCAAGGAGTTCGAGGAGATCAACCACAAGTCCTACGAGGGCAAGTGGAAGGTCGTGTTCGCGTGGCCCAAGGACTTCACCTTCGTCTGCCCGACCGAGATCGCCGCGTTCGGCAAGCTGAACGACGAGTTCGCCGACCGTGACGCCCAGATCCTCGGCTTCTCCGGCGACTCCGAGTTCGTCCACCACGCCTGGCGCAAGGACCACGACGACCTGCGTGACCTGCCCTTCCCGATGATGGCCGACTCGAAGCACGAGCTGATGCGGGACCTCGGCATCGAGGGCGAGGACGGCTTCGCGCAGCGCGCCGTCTTCATCGTCGACCCGAACAACGAGATCCAGTTCACCATGGTGACCGCCGGCTCCGTCGGCCGTAACCCCAAGGAGGTCCTGCGGGTGCTGGACGCCCTGCAGACCGACGAGCTGTGCCCGTGCAACTGGAGCAAGGGCGAGAACACCCTCGACCCCGTCGCCCTGCTGGCCGGTGAGTGA
- a CDS encoding isoprenyl transferase, with the protein MNLRDLVYGLYARRVEGRLDHAQVPKHIGVILDGNRRWAKASGGTAAQGHQAGADKISELLGWCAETDVEVVTLWLLSTDNFDRPAEELTPLLGIIENTVRNLAADGRWRVHHVGTLDLLPAHTQTVLKEAEQATADVPGILVNVAVGYGGRQEIADAVRSLLLEHAEKGTSFEELAETIDVEHISEHLYTRGQPDPDLVIRTSGEQRLSGFMLWQSAHSEYYFCEVFWPAFRKVDFLRALRDYAARHRRYGA; encoded by the coding sequence GTGAACCTGCGCGACCTGGTGTACGGGCTCTACGCACGCCGGGTGGAAGGCCGCCTCGACCACGCCCAGGTGCCCAAGCACATCGGTGTGATCCTCGACGGCAACCGCCGCTGGGCCAAGGCGTCGGGTGGTACGGCCGCACAGGGACACCAGGCCGGTGCCGACAAGATCTCCGAGCTGCTGGGCTGGTGCGCGGAGACGGACGTCGAGGTCGTCACGCTCTGGCTCCTCTCCACGGATAATTTCGACCGGCCGGCGGAAGAGCTCACCCCGCTTCTCGGCATCATCGAGAACACGGTGCGCAACCTGGCGGCCGACGGGCGCTGGCGCGTGCACCACGTGGGCACGCTGGACCTGCTGCCCGCGCACACGCAGACCGTGCTGAAGGAAGCCGAGCAGGCCACGGCGGACGTGCCCGGAATACTGGTCAACGTCGCCGTCGGCTACGGCGGCCGCCAGGAGATCGCCGACGCGGTGCGGTCGCTGCTGCTGGAGCACGCGGAGAAGGGCACGAGCTTCGAGGAGCTCGCCGAGACGATCGATGTCGAGCACATCTCGGAGCACCTGTACACGCGGGGGCAGCCGGATCCCGATCTGGTGATCCGCACGAGCGGGGAGCAGCGGCTTTCGGGCTTCATGCTCTGGCAGAGCGCGCACTCGGAGTACTACTTCTGCGAGGTCTTCTGGCCGGCGTTCCGGAAGGTCGACTTCTTGCGTGCGCTGCGGGACTACGCGGCGAGGCATCGGCGCTACGGCGCCTGA
- a CDS encoding alkyl hydroperoxide reductase, producing the protein MALDELKAAVPDYAKDLKLNLGSVIGNSELPQQQLWGTVLACAIASRSPRVLRELEPEAKANLKPEAYTAAKSAAAIMAMNNVFYRTRHLLSDPEYGTLRAGLRMNVIGNPGVEKVDFELWSLAVSAINGCGQCLDSHEQVLRKAGVDRETIQEAVKIAAVIQAVGATLDAEAVIAE; encoded by the coding sequence ATGGCCCTCGACGAGCTGAAGGCCGCCGTACCGGACTACGCCAAGGACCTGAAGCTGAACCTCGGCTCGGTCATCGGCAACAGCGAGCTTCCGCAGCAGCAGCTGTGGGGCACCGTGCTGGCCTGCGCGATCGCCTCGCGTTCGCCGCGGGTGCTGCGTGAGCTGGAGCCGGAGGCGAAGGCCAACCTCAAGCCGGAGGCGTACACCGCCGCCAAGTCGGCCGCCGCGATCATGGCGATGAACAACGTCTTCTACCGGACCCGGCACCTGCTGTCGGACCCGGAGTACGGGACGCTGCGCGCCGGTCTGCGGATGAACGTCATCGGCAACCCCGGTGTGGAGAAGGTCGACTTCGAGCTGTGGTCGCTCGCCGTCTCCGCCATCAACGGCTGCGGCCAGTGCCTCGACTCGCACGAGCAGGTGCTGCGCAAGGCCGGTGTGGACCGCGAGACGATCCAGGAGGCCGTCAAGATCGCCGCGGTGATCCAGGCCGTGGGCGCGACGCTCGACGCCGAGGCCGTCATCGCCGAGTAG
- a CDS encoding lytic transglycosylase domain-containing protein has translation MSRISVRGFAVASATAVTTVGAVVGVASGNTQPSGDNLEATAADTTLLADIPMGEQAQIQVSSLAQQADAQAAAADASAKKAAEESARLQAAKTAEAKKAAADERAAKEREEAEARANRDAVRDASSFSAQASYTIAQVQAMARQMVPADQFQCFSNIVDHESSWNYRAQNPSSGAYGLVQALPGSKMSSAGADWQTNPATQIKWGLNYMDSRYGSPCGAWSFWQANHWY, from the coding sequence GTGAGCCGGATCTCGGTCCGGGGATTCGCAGTCGCCTCGGCGACTGCGGTCACCACCGTCGGCGCCGTCGTCGGCGTCGCGTCGGGCAACACTCAGCCCTCGGGCGACAACCTCGAGGCGACCGCTGCCGACACGACGCTCCTCGCGGACATTCCCATGGGCGAGCAGGCCCAGATCCAGGTGTCGTCCCTGGCGCAGCAGGCCGACGCCCAGGCAGCCGCCGCGGACGCGTCCGCGAAGAAGGCCGCTGAGGAGTCGGCCCGTCTGCAGGCCGCCAAGACCGCTGAGGCCAAGAAGGCGGCCGCCGACGAGCGTGCGGCGAAGGAGCGCGAGGAGGCCGAGGCGCGGGCCAACCGCGACGCGGTCCGTGACGCGTCCAGCTTCTCCGCGCAGGCGTCGTACACGATCGCCCAGGTGCAGGCGATGGCGCGCCAGATGGTGCCCGCCGACCAGTTCCAGTGCTTCAGCAACATCGTCGACCACGAGTCGAGCTGGAACTACCGGGCGCAGAACCCGTCTTCCGGTGCGTACGGTCTCGTCCAGGCCCTGCCGGGCTCCAAGATGTCGTCGGCCGGCGCCGACTGGCAGACCAACCCGGCCACCCAGATCAAGTGGGGCCTGAACTACATGGACAGCCGCTACGGCAGCCCCTGCGGTGCCTGGTCGTTCTGGCAGGCGAACCACTGGTACTAG
- a CDS encoding LysR substrate-binding domain-containing protein, with protein sequence MASVNRVKQPSLAQLRAFAAVAEHLHFRDAASAIGMSQPALSGAVSALEEALGVQLLERTTRRVLLSPAGERLAVRAKAVLDAVGLLMEEAEAVRAPFTGVLRLGVIPTVAPYLLPAVLKLVHERYPDLDLQVHEEQTSSLLDGLSAGRLDLLLLAVPLGVPGVTELPLFDEDFVLVTPEDHWLGGRHDIPREALRELHLLLLDEGHCLRDQALDICREAGRTDGAPVTTTAAGLATLVQLVAGGLGVTLLPRTAVDVETGRAGRLHTGWFADPAPSRRIALAMRSGSARGGEFEEFATALREAMRSLPVRVAS encoded by the coding sequence GTGGCGTCTGTAAATAGGGTCAAACAGCCGAGTCTCGCGCAGCTGCGCGCCTTCGCCGCTGTGGCCGAGCATCTGCACTTCCGGGACGCGGCGTCAGCAATCGGGATGAGTCAGCCCGCGCTCTCGGGCGCGGTCTCGGCCCTCGAGGAGGCACTGGGTGTCCAGCTTCTCGAGCGTACGACCCGCAGGGTGCTCCTCTCCCCGGCGGGTGAACGGCTCGCGGTGCGGGCCAAGGCCGTGCTGGACGCGGTCGGTCTGCTGATGGAGGAGGCGGAAGCGGTACGGGCCCCGTTCACGGGTGTGCTCCGGCTCGGGGTGATCCCGACGGTCGCGCCGTACCTGCTGCCGGCGGTGCTGAAACTGGTGCACGAGCGGTACCCGGATCTGGACCTCCAAGTCCACGAGGAGCAGACGTCCTCCCTGCTGGACGGGCTGTCCGCCGGGCGGCTCGACCTGCTGCTGCTCGCGGTGCCGCTGGGGGTGCCGGGAGTCACCGAACTCCCCCTCTTCGACGAGGACTTCGTTTTGGTCACGCCCGAGGACCACTGGCTCGGCGGCCGCCACGACATCCCCCGCGAGGCGCTGCGCGAACTGCATCTGCTGCTGCTCGACGAGGGTCACTGCCTGCGCGACCAGGCCCTGGACATCTGCCGCGAGGCCGGCCGCACGGACGGCGCCCCCGTGACCACGACGGCCGCCGGCCTGGCCACGCTGGTCCAGCTGGTCGCGGGCGGCCTCGGGGTCACGCTGCTCCCGCGCACCGCGGTCGACGTGGAGACGGGCCGTGCGGGCCGGCTGCACACCGGCTGGTTCGCCGACCCGGCGCCCTCGCGCCGCATCGCCCTCGCGATGCGGTCGGGGTCGGCGCGGGGCGGCGAGTTCGAGGAGTTCGCGACCGCGCTGCGCGAGGCGATGCGGTCGCTGCCGGTGAGGGTGGCGTCGTAG
- the mgrA gene encoding L-glyceraldehyde 3-phosphate reductase, with product MTDSPYYLAAGDRYEAMEYRRSGRSGLKLPALSLGLWHNFGDDRSLVSQRAILRRAFDLGVTHFDLANNYGPPPGSAELNFGKIFAQDFAPYRDELIVSTKAGYLMHPGPYGEWGSRKYLLSSLDASLKRMGLDYVDIFYSHRFDPHTPLEETMGALASAVQQGKALYVGVSSYNAEQTEQAALLLKEMGVPALIHQPSYSMINRWIENDGLLDTLENAGMGCISFVPLAQGLLTNKYLKGIPEGSRATQGKSLDPNLLSDEVLRRLRGLGDIAARRSQSLAQLAIAWVLRDPRMTSALIGASSVQQLEENVGALAGPPLTDAELEEIDTFAVDTQGTNIWAGRS from the coding sequence GTGACTGATTCCCCTTACTACCTGGCTGCCGGCGACCGCTACGAGGCCATGGAGTACCGCCGCTCCGGCCGCTCCGGCCTCAAATTGCCGGCGCTCTCGCTCGGCCTCTGGCACAACTTCGGCGACGACCGGAGCCTCGTCTCCCAGCGGGCGATCCTGCGCCGCGCCTTCGACCTGGGGGTGACCCACTTCGACCTGGCGAACAACTACGGACCGCCGCCCGGGTCCGCCGAGCTGAACTTCGGCAAGATCTTCGCGCAGGACTTCGCCCCGTACCGGGACGAGCTGATCGTCTCGACCAAGGCCGGCTATCTGATGCACCCCGGCCCGTACGGCGAGTGGGGCTCGCGGAAGTACCTGCTCTCCTCCCTTGACGCGTCCCTGAAGCGCATGGGGCTCGACTACGTCGACATTTTCTACTCGCACCGCTTCGACCCCCACACTCCGCTCGAGGAGACGATGGGAGCGCTCGCATCCGCGGTCCAGCAGGGCAAGGCGCTGTACGTGGGCGTGTCCTCCTACAACGCGGAGCAGACCGAGCAGGCGGCCCTGCTGCTGAAGGAGATGGGCGTCCCCGCCCTCATCCACCAGCCCTCCTACTCGATGATCAACCGCTGGATCGAGAACGACGGCCTCCTCGACACGCTGGAGAACGCCGGTATGGGCTGCATCTCCTTCGTGCCGCTGGCACAGGGCCTGCTCACAAACAAATATCTGAAGGGCATCCCCGAGGGTTCGCGCGCCACGCAGGGCAAATCGCTCGACCCGAACCTGCTCTCCGACGAGGTGCTGCGCCGGCTGCGCGGTCTCGGCGACATCGCCGCGCGCCGCAGTCAGTCGCTGGCGCAACTCGCGATCGCGTGGGTGCTGCGCGACCCGCGGATGACGTCGGCGCTGATCGGCGCGTCGAGCGTGCAGCAGCTGGAGGAGAACGTCGGGGCGCTGGCCGGGCCGCCGCTCACGGACGCGGAGCTGGAGGAGATCGACACCTTCGCCGTGGACACGCAGGGCACCAACATCTGGGCCGGCCGCAGCTGA
- a CDS encoding PhoH family protein yields the protein MVNSTKRRMNDRRTYVLDTSVLLADPNAMSRFDEHEVVLPVVVVTELEAKRHHPELGYFARQALRLLDDFRVRYGRLDAPLPIGDLGGTLRVELNHSDPGVLPAGFRLGDNDSRILAVARNLQAEGYDVTVVSKDLPLRIKASSVGLLAEEYRAELAITDTGWTGMSEVALSAEQVDLLYGEETLYVPEVAEFPVHTGLVLQSERGKALGRITAEGNVRLVRGDREVFGIHGRSAEQRIALDLLLDQEVGIVSLGGRAGTGKSALALCAGLEAVLERRQHQKVMVFRPLYAVGGQELGYLPGTEAEKMSPWAQAVFDTLSAVAGREVIEEVLNRGMLEVLPLTHIRGRSLHDAFVIVDEAQSLERNVLLTVLSRVGANSRVVLTHDVAQRDNLRVGRYDGVVAVVEKLKGHPLFAHVTLTRSERSQIAALVTEMLEDGHI from the coding sequence GTGGTGAACAGCACAAAGCGCCGTATGAACGACAGGCGCACCTATGTTCTCGACACCAGCGTCCTGCTGGCGGATCCGAACGCCATGAGCCGCTTCGACGAGCACGAGGTCGTGCTGCCCGTCGTCGTGGTCACGGAGCTGGAGGCCAAGAGGCACCATCCGGAGCTCGGGTACTTCGCCCGTCAGGCGCTGCGCCTGCTGGACGACTTCCGTGTCCGGTACGGGCGTCTCGACGCGCCGCTGCCGATCGGCGACCTCGGTGGCACGCTCCGCGTCGAGCTCAACCACTCGGATCCCGGCGTGCTGCCGGCCGGCTTCAGGCTGGGGGACAACGACTCGCGGATTCTGGCGGTCGCGCGCAATCTCCAGGCGGAGGGGTACGACGTGACGGTCGTGTCCAAGGATCTGCCGCTGCGCATCAAGGCGTCCTCGGTCGGCCTGCTCGCGGAGGAGTACCGCGCGGAGCTCGCCATCACCGACACGGGCTGGACCGGTATGTCGGAGGTGGCGCTCTCCGCCGAGCAGGTCGACCTGCTGTACGGGGAGGAGACGTTGTACGTGCCGGAGGTGGCCGAGTTCCCCGTGCACACCGGTCTGGTGCTGCAGTCGGAGCGCGGCAAGGCGCTGGGCCGTATCACGGCGGAGGGCAACGTCCGTCTGGTGCGCGGCGACCGTGAGGTGTTCGGCATCCACGGCCGCAGCGCCGAGCAGCGCATCGCGCTGGATCTGCTTCTCGACCAGGAGGTCGGCATCGTCTCGCTCGGCGGCCGAGCCGGTACCGGCAAGTCGGCGCTGGCGCTGTGTGCGGGCCTGGAGGCGGTTCTCGAGCGCAGACAGCATCAGAAGGTGATGGTCTTCCGGCCGTTGTACGCGGTGGGCGGGCAGGAGCTGGGCTATCTGCCGGGTACCGAGGCCGAGAAGATGAGCCCGTGGGCGCAGGCGGTCTTCGACACGCTGTCCGCGGTGGCCGGCCGTGAGGTCATCGAGGAGGTCCTGAACCGCGGCATGCTGGAGGTTCTGCCGCTCACCCACATCCGGGGCCGTTCCCTCCACGACGCGTTCGTCATCGTCGACGAGGCCCAGTCGCTGGAGCGGAACGTACTGCTGACGGTTCTGTCCCGGGTGGGGGCGAATTCCCGGGTCGTTCTCACGCATGACGTGGCACAGCGGGACAATCTGCGGGTCGGCCGGTACGACGGAGTGGTCGCCGTGGTCGAGAAACTGAAGGGGCATCCGCTGTTCGCGCATGTCACTCTCACGCGTTCCGAGCGTTCTCAGATCGCCGCACTGGTGACCGAAATGCTGGAGGACGGACACATTTGA
- a CDS encoding winged helix DNA-binding domain-containing protein, translating into MATTDVTWTRANARRLARQGLTAPKAPDLDSPAQVAGAMLGAHAQVLSAAELSVALRLPAGTTRTDLREALWADRALTKTYGPRGTVHLLPTADLPMWTGALSSVPAGPNPWREDVRMTPEQTDEVVAAIRDALAGEPLTVDELTDAIVDRTGPWAGDRVMEAFQDKWPRWRQAAHTAAHRGALAFGPNRGRKVTYTGPGVTPMDGRPAVEALVRQYLHAYGPATPAHFAQWLAAPKAWAGGVFKDLAAAGRIEEVAFDGTAAWVASGDGAFPDAAPPPGVRLLAYFDAYVIACRPRERLFAGDAYGRALGGGQAGNFPVVLVDGTVAGVWHQRRSGGRITVTVEPIGTALDSVRARTELAAEVGRVAEALEGRAELTVGRVAVGPHA; encoded by the coding sequence ATGGCGACGACCGACGTGACGTGGACACGGGCGAACGCCCGACGACTGGCCCGCCAGGGCCTGACGGCCCCGAAGGCCCCGGACCTCGACTCCCCCGCCCAGGTCGCCGGGGCGATGCTCGGTGCCCACGCGCAGGTGCTGTCCGCGGCGGAACTGTCGGTCGCGCTGCGGCTGCCGGCCGGTACGACCCGGACGGACCTACGCGAGGCACTGTGGGCGGACCGGGCCCTGACCAAGACGTACGGCCCCCGTGGCACCGTCCATCTGCTGCCCACGGCGGATCTTCCGATGTGGACGGGCGCCCTGTCCTCGGTCCCCGCCGGGCCGAACCCGTGGCGGGAGGACGTACGGATGACGCCGGAGCAGACGGACGAGGTCGTCGCGGCCATCCGTGACGCCTTGGCCGGCGAGCCGCTGACCGTCGACGAGCTGACGGACGCGATCGTCGACCGCACGGGCCCGTGGGCCGGCGACCGGGTCATGGAGGCCTTCCAGGACAAGTGGCCGCGCTGGCGGCAGGCCGCCCACACGGCAGCCCACCGCGGCGCCCTCGCGTTCGGCCCGAACCGCGGCCGCAAGGTCACGTACACCGGCCCCGGCGTCACGCCGATGGACGGGCGTCCCGCGGTCGAGGCCCTCGTACGGCAATACCTGCACGCTTACGGCCCCGCCACGCCCGCGCACTTCGCCCAGTGGCTGGCGGCGCCGAAGGCATGGGCGGGCGGGGTGTTCAAGGACCTGGCGGCCGCCGGCCGTATCGAGGAGGTCGCCTTCGACGGTACGGCGGCCTGGGTCGCCTCCGGCGACGGCGCCTTCCCGGATGCCGCCCCGCCGCCCGGCGTTCGCCTCCTCGCCTACTTCGACGCATACGTGATCGCCTGCCGGCCCCGCGAACGGCTCTTCGCCGGCGACGCGTACGGCCGGGCCCTGGGCGGCGGCCAGGCGGGGAACTTCCCGGTGGTACTGGTGGACGGGACCGTCGCCGGCGTCTGGCACCAGCGCCGCTCGGGCGGACGCATCACAGTGACGGTGGAACCGATCGGCACCGCCCTCGACTCCGTAAGGGCCCGGACCGAGCTGGCCGCCGAGGTCGGCCGGGTCGCGGAAGCGCTCGAGGGCCGGGCCGAGCTCACCGTGGGCCGGGTGGCGGTGGGACCGCACGCCTGA
- a CDS encoding A24 family peptidase: protein MEAALVVVAALWGAGAGWLCPRAVYRLSVEPGEAWRGECPAGHPYGGWVGGACCPAPLPARFAAPLVTAAVCAALAVAAGARPELAVWLVLAPFAVLLALVDVKVRRLPDHVTLPLAAGAVMLLGAAALVPGAGGSWTTALLGGPVLGAAYFVLFLIHPDGMGFGDVKLALSLGVVLGWYGWAVLFAGAFAGFLLGSLYGLGLIALRRAGRRSAIPFGPFMMSGAWLGLLLGALAVR from the coding sequence GTGGAAGCAGCGTTGGTGGTCGTCGCCGCCCTTTGGGGGGCCGGGGCCGGGTGGTTGTGTCCGCGGGCGGTGTACCGGCTGTCCGTCGAGCCGGGGGAGGCGTGGCGCGGGGAGTGCCCGGCAGGGCACCCCTACGGCGGGTGGGTCGGCGGGGCGTGCTGCCCGGCGCCGCTGCCGGCCAGGTTCGCGGCGCCCCTGGTCACCGCGGCCGTGTGCGCCGCCCTCGCCGTGGCGGCCGGTGCGCGGCCCGAGCTGGCGGTCTGGCTGGTGCTGGCGCCCTTCGCCGTACTGCTCGCGCTCGTTGACGTGAAGGTGCGCAGGCTGCCGGACCACGTGACGCTGCCGCTGGCAGCGGGGGCGGTGATGCTGCTCGGTGCCGCCGCACTCGTGCCGGGCGCGGGGGGTTCGTGGACGACCGCGCTGCTCGGCGGGCCGGTGCTCGGGGCGGCGTACTTCGTACTGTTCCTGATCCACCCCGACGGCATGGGCTTCGGGGATGTGAAGCTCGCCCTCTCGCTGGGCGTCGTTCTCGGCTGGTACGGCTGGGCGGTGCTGTTCGCCGGTGCGTTCGCCGGGTTCCTGCTCGGCTCGCTGTACGGGCTGGGGCTGATCGCCCTGCGCCGGGCCGGGCGCAGGAGCGCGATTCCGTTCGGGCCGTTCATGATGTCCGGGGCCTGGCTGGGTCTGCTGCTCGGGGCCCTCGCCGTGCGGTGA